In a genomic window of Cyclopterus lumpus isolate fCycLum1 chromosome 13, fCycLum1.pri, whole genome shotgun sequence:
- the gemin7 gene encoding LOW QUALITY PROTEIN: gem-associated protein 7 (The sequence of the model RefSeq protein was modified relative to this genomic sequence to represent the inferred CDS: deleted 1 base in 1 codon), whose translation MLITGGNKRLNMATPVTVLRLPKGPDPNSRGFDPKSPRFIALCRTSIPTSAASDADPEQLPREQHARSVLRESFLRCLLTMANKKIQFHMYERVKGGGHFRASDIDVLNFQVSDLHTPIGVQKEALIRCQDVISFTFDA comes from the exons ATGCTGATAACTGGAGGAAACA AAAGACTGAACATGGCAACGCCGGTGACTGTGCTCCGCCTGCCAAAGGGACCCGACCCCAACAGCCGCGGATTTGACCCCAAATCACCTCGTTTCATCGCTCTCTGTCGAACCTCCATTCCCACTTCTGCTGCGTCCGACGCAGATCCTGAGCAGCTGCCCAGGGAGCAGCATGCCCGATCCGTGCTGAGAGAAAGTTTCCTCCGATGTCTCCTGACCATGGCCAATAAGAAGATTCAGTTTCACATGTATGAGAGGGTGAAAGGTGGAGGCCAC TTTAGAGCATCTGACATTGACGTGTTGAACTTTCAGGTGTCGGACCTGCACACTCCCATCGGGGTGCAGAAAGAGGCACTGATCAGGTGTCAGGATGTGATTTCATTCACTTTTGATGCATGA
- the bmp16 gene encoding bone morphogenetic protein 16, producing MFTANLLLLMVLLLPQASSGRQGGDTSKIDHGRVSTVPSSLSPPPAGSLLLEPSLAQTIQNLLLSRLGLHSQPDPRPGVPVPGYLLNLYRFHQQQYHLVEDPSFSFPSHHIQQANTVRSFHHNEPLGDSPLAVDRTRGHISFNVSSIPQDERVLSAELRLLRGDRASLGPGVHRLNLYLTGHHEDPEPTLLETRLLTTGLHSHKATGFWEAFSLNAELLHKALAGTGSLGFLLEVRNENSTTLIPEQSLFLATAEEEAEKHKQGHLRVCRSVGQDDHSWAQERPLLVTYSHDGRGEPLVKHGRRTPNGGQRMRGRKGTKDRTRSSSKGRNRDQASDRDRKTGYTVPGWGDVKGGVSWSDGGRVKRNGGRAAKLKRLSRNRCRRHPLYVDFNDVGWHKWIIAPSGYDAFFCLGECRFPLADHMNSSSHAMVQTLVNSVNGAVPRACCVPTSLSPIALLYLDPQDRVVLKNYQDMVVEGCGCR from the exons ATGTTCACTGCtaacctcctgctcctcatggTCCTGCTGCTACCTCAAGCCTCGTCTGGTCGCCAGGGTGGAGACACCAGCAAGATCGACCATGGCAGGGTGTCCACCGTGCCTTCCTCCTTGTCGCCCCCACCAGCTGGTTCCCTCCTCCTGGAGCCCAGTCTGGCTCAGACCATCCAGAATCTCCTCCTGAGCCGGCTGGGCCTGCACTCGCAGCCTGACCCTCGGCCTGGAGTGCCGGTGCCTGGGTACCTCCTTAATCTTTACCGCTTCCACCAGCAGCAGTACCATCTAGTGGAGGACCCCTCGTTTAGCTTTCCCAGCCATCACATCCAGCAGGCCAACACCGTACGCAGCTTCCACCATAATG AGCCCCTTGGAGACAGTCCTTTAGCAGTGGATCGTACGAGGGGGCACATCTCCTTCAATGTTTCCTCCATCCCTCAGGATGAGAGGGTGCTCTCTGCTGAGCTGCGGCTCCTCCGCGGTGACAGAGCCTCACTGGGTCCTGGGGTCCACAGACTAAACCTATACCTCACTGGGCACCATGAGGACCCTGAGCCCACCCTGCTGGAGACAAGATTACTCACCACCGGCCTCCACAGTCATAAAGCAACTGGTTTCTGGGAGGCTTTCAGCCTAAATGCAGAACTCCTCCATAAGGCCCTTGCTGGGACTGGCAGTCTGGGCTTCCTCCTGGAGGTCAGAAATGAGAACAGCACCACATTGATCCCTGAACAGAGCCTCTTCCTTGCCACAgctgaagaggaggcagagaaacacaaacagggaCACCTGAGAGTATGCAGGTCTGTGGGTCAGGACGATCACAGCTGGGCCCAGGAAAGACCCCTCTTGGTGACATATAGTCACGACGGCCGTGGAGAGCCCTTGGTCAAACATGGTAGACGGACCCCCAATGGAGGccagaggatgagagggagaaaagggacAAAAGACAGGACCAGGAGCAGCAGCAAGGGCCGCAATAGAGACCAAGCCTCAGACAGGGACAGGAAAACGGGGTATACGGTGCCGGGCTGGGGGGATGTTAAAGGAGGGGTCAGTTGGAGCGATGGGGGAAGGGTGAAAAGAAATGGTGGTCGTGCTGCAAAACTGAAGCGCCTTTCTCGTAACAGATGTCGCCGTCATCCTCTATATGTAGATTTCAACGATGTGGGCTGGCACAAGTGGATCATTGCACCCAGCGGCTACGACGCCTTCTTCTGCCTGGGAGAGTGTCGCTTTCCTCTGGCCGACCACATGAACTCCTCTAGCCACGCCATGGTGCAAACTCTGGTAAACTCTGTGAATGGAGCTGTGCCCCGGGCCTGCTGCGTCCCCACCTCCCTCAGCCCTATCGCCCTGCTCTACCTGGACCCTCAAGACCGAGTGGTGCTGAAGAATTACCAGGACATGGTGGTGGAAGGCTGCGGCTGCCGGTAG